A genomic window from Cloacibacillus evryensis DSM 19522 includes:
- the nifJ gene encoding pyruvate:ferredoxin (flavodoxin) oxidoreductase, giving the protein MSEKKMVTLDGNEAAAHVAHAVNEVISIYPITPSSPMGEWSDQWSAESRPNIWGTVPLVEEMQSEAGASGAYHGALQAGALGTTFTASQGLLLMIPNMYKIAGELTSTVMHVTARSVAAHALSIFGDHSDVMAVRNTGWAMLSSATVQESMDNALIAQMATLEGKVPVLHFFDGFRTSHEEMKIEEIPYDAMRACIDDDLVREHRYNRLTPDAPFIRGTAQNPDVFFQSMEGRNRYYADMPDTVQQAMDKFAKTIGRQYHLFDYYGSPEAERVIIIMGSGAAVAREAVDRLNQEGEKVGLIIVRLFRPFDITRFTNALPGTVKKIAVLDRSKDPAANSEPLCADVKEALNGSGITIVGGRYGLSSKDFTPAMVKGVYDELRKLAPKDGFTIGIEDDVTYTSLPYDPSFDTENPKTVRCLFYGLGSDGTVGANKNSIKIIGQETDLYAQGYYSYDSKKSGGITVSHLRFGPDPIYASYLINKANFLACHVYSFLEKLDILKNAADGGTFLLNAPFGPEQIWDKLPKTYQQKIIDKHLKLYVIDAVKIAKQTGMGSRTNTIMQTCFFAISGILPQDKAIKAIKDSIIKSYTKKGQAIVDKNIKAVDETLANLYQVKVPAEATSAFDILPPVAEDAPEFVKQILGPMMIMEGDSLPVSALPEDGTYPSATTQYEKRNIAIDIPVWDPSLCIQCGKCVLVCPHAAIRAKVYAPEKLEQAPAAFRHAQAKFPNFKDYDFTIQTAPEDCTGCGLCAANCPINKTKAEDPHRPLIMRTQMPIRETEKANWNYFLSLPETDKAKLNTATVKDVQLLRPLFEFSGACAGCGETPYLKLLSQLFGDRAIIANATGCSSIYGGNLPTTPWAVNDQGRGPAWSNSLFEDAAEFGLGFRLTIDKHREYAAELLTKMTPELGEQTVREILDAPQTTGEQIKAVTDEIDRLKEQLCCIETQQAEELESVIDNLAKKSVWCVGGDGWAYDIGYGGLDHVIASGKNVNILVLDTEVYSNTGGQASKSTPRGAVAKFAAAGKRMGKKDLAMMAMSYGSVYVGKVALGANDAHTVKVFQEAEAYEGPSIIIAYCHCIAHGIDMVKGLDQQKKAVDSGHWMLMRYNPDLAKEGKNPLVIDSKEPSLPLEDYIYNEVRYKSLKATAPEEAAQLLEEEKKAIADRWRFYRHMAEMKMEG; this is encoded by the coding sequence GGAGCATTGGGCACCACCTTCACCGCCTCCCAGGGACTCCTGCTCATGATCCCCAACATGTACAAAATAGCGGGCGAACTCACCAGCACAGTCATGCACGTAACAGCCAGAAGCGTGGCCGCCCACGCGCTCTCCATCTTCGGAGACCACTCCGACGTCATGGCCGTGCGCAACACCGGCTGGGCCATGCTCTCCTCTGCGACAGTGCAGGAATCCATGGACAACGCGCTCATCGCGCAAATGGCGACCCTCGAAGGCAAAGTTCCCGTCCTCCACTTCTTCGACGGCTTCCGCACCAGCCACGAAGAAATGAAAATAGAAGAAATCCCCTACGACGCCATGCGCGCCTGCATAGACGACGACCTCGTGCGCGAACACAGATACAACCGCCTCACGCCCGACGCGCCCTTCATCCGCGGCACCGCGCAAAACCCCGACGTATTCTTCCAGTCGATGGAAGGACGCAACCGCTACTACGCCGACATGCCCGACACCGTCCAGCAAGCGATGGACAAATTCGCGAAAACCATAGGCAGACAATACCACCTCTTCGACTACTACGGCAGCCCCGAAGCCGAGCGAGTCATAATCATCATGGGCTCCGGCGCTGCGGTAGCGCGCGAAGCCGTAGACCGCCTGAACCAAGAGGGAGAAAAAGTTGGCCTAATAATCGTGCGCCTCTTCCGCCCCTTCGACATCACAAGATTCACAAACGCCCTCCCCGGGACAGTCAAAAAAATAGCCGTCCTCGACCGCAGCAAAGACCCTGCGGCCAACAGCGAGCCCCTCTGCGCCGACGTCAAAGAAGCCCTCAACGGCTCCGGCATCACCATAGTGGGAGGCCGCTACGGCCTCTCCTCCAAAGACTTCACCCCGGCCATGGTCAAAGGAGTCTACGACGAACTCCGCAAACTCGCCCCCAAAGACGGCTTCACCATAGGCATAGAAGACGACGTCACCTACACCAGCCTCCCCTACGACCCGTCATTCGACACAGAAAACCCCAAAACAGTCAGATGCCTCTTCTACGGCCTCGGCTCAGACGGCACAGTGGGAGCCAACAAAAACTCCATCAAAATCATCGGCCAGGAAACAGACCTCTACGCCCAGGGCTACTACAGCTACGACTCCAAAAAATCCGGAGGAATAACCGTAAGCCACCTGCGCTTCGGTCCCGACCCCATATACGCCAGCTACCTCATAAACAAAGCCAACTTCCTGGCCTGCCACGTCTACAGCTTCCTCGAAAAACTCGACATCCTGAAAAACGCGGCAGACGGCGGAACATTCCTCCTCAACGCCCCCTTCGGCCCCGAACAAATCTGGGACAAACTGCCGAAAACATACCAGCAAAAAATAATAGACAAACACCTCAAACTCTACGTCATAGACGCCGTTAAAATAGCCAAACAAACAGGCATGGGCTCCCGCACCAACACCATCATGCAGACCTGCTTCTTCGCCATCAGCGGCATCCTGCCCCAGGACAAAGCCATAAAAGCCATCAAAGACTCAATAATCAAAAGCTACACCAAAAAAGGACAGGCCATAGTAGACAAAAACATCAAAGCCGTAGACGAAACACTAGCCAACCTCTACCAAGTCAAAGTGCCGGCCGAAGCGACATCCGCCTTCGACATCCTGCCGCCCGTAGCCGAAGACGCCCCCGAATTCGTCAAACAAATACTCGGCCCCATGATGATAATGGAAGGAGACAGCCTCCCCGTCTCCGCCCTGCCCGAAGACGGCACCTACCCCAGCGCCACCACCCAATACGAAAAAAGAAACATAGCCATAGACATCCCCGTCTGGGACCCGTCCCTCTGCATCCAATGCGGCAAATGCGTCCTCGTCTGCCCCCACGCGGCCATAAGAGCCAAAGTCTACGCCCCCGAAAAACTCGAACAGGCGCCGGCAGCATTCAGACACGCCCAAGCCAAATTCCCCAACTTCAAAGACTATGACTTCACCATCCAGACCGCGCCCGAAGACTGCACCGGCTGCGGCCTCTGCGCGGCCAACTGCCCCATAAACAAAACCAAAGCCGAAGACCCGCACCGTCCGCTCATCATGCGCACCCAAATGCCCATAAGAGAGACAGAAAAAGCAAACTGGAACTACTTCCTCAGCCTGCCCGAAACAGACAAAGCCAAACTCAACACAGCGACAGTCAAAGACGTCCAACTCCTGAGACCCCTCTTCGAATTCTCGGGAGCCTGCGCGGGCTGCGGAGAAACCCCCTACCTCAAACTCCTCTCCCAACTCTTCGGAGACAGAGCCATAATCGCCAACGCCACCGGCTGCTCCTCGATATACGGAGGCAACCTCCCCACCACCCCGTGGGCCGTAAACGACCAGGGCAGAGGCCCTGCGTGGAGCAACTCCCTCTTTGAAGACGCGGCAGAATTCGGCCTCGGCTTCCGCCTCACCATAGACAAACACAGAGAATACGCGGCTGAACTGCTCACCAAAATGACCCCCGAACTGGGAGAACAGACAGTCAGAGAAATACTTGACGCGCCGCAGACCACCGGCGAACAAATCAAAGCCGTAACAGACGAAATAGACCGCCTCAAAGAACAACTCTGCTGCATAGAGACACAACAGGCAGAAGAACTCGAATCAGTCATAGACAACCTCGCCAAAAAATCAGTCTGGTGCGTGGGAGGAGACGGCTGGGCCTACGACATCGGCTACGGGGGACTCGACCACGTAATAGCCAGCGGCAAAAACGTCAACATCCTTGTACTTGACACCGAAGTCTACTCCAACACCGGAGGGCAGGCCTCCAAATCCACGCCGAGAGGAGCCGTGGCCAAATTCGCTGCGGCCGGCAAACGCATGGGCAAAAAAGACCTCGCCATGATGGCCATGAGCTACGGCAGCGTCTACGTGGGGAAAGTGGCGTTGGGAGCCAACGACGCGCACACAGTCAAAGTCTTCCAGGAAGCCGAAGCCTACGAGGGACCGTCAATAATAATCGCCTACTGCCACTGCATAGCGCACGGCATAGACATGGTCAAAGGACTTGACCAGCAGAAAAAAGCGGTAGACTCGGGCCACTGGATGCTCATGAGATACAACCCCGACCTTGCGAAAGAGGGCAAAAACCCGCTCGTCATAGACTCCAAAGAGCCGAGCCTGCCCCTTGAAGACTACATCTACAACGAAGTGAGATACAAAAGCCTCAAAGCGACGGCCCCGGAAGAGGCTGCGCAGCTGCTCGAAGAAGAGAAAAAAGCCATTGCCGACAGATGGAGATTCTACAGGCATATGGCTGAGATGAAGATGGAGGGGTAA
- a CDS encoding LytR/AlgR family response regulator transcription factor codes for MRIAVVDDRADERAEIVSLVEEYLARVGVTGAVCREFASAEEFAAALGEQSFDVAALDIIMGEMDGMEAARALREAQPSCAIIFVTSSRDFSIEGYSVHAAGYVLKPVRENSALLFDALAFAASRALRASASMMVKCAVGERHVLLADILTLSKRLLIIYLELKGGETLALSGKYADYEQRLLEDGRFLKIARASLLNADRISAVTREGLLLDTGKEIKLGRRVRERIAAEYARYKVNGER; via the coding sequence ATGAGGATCGCCGTTGTTGACGACCGCGCCGACGAGCGCGCGGAGATCGTTTCTTTAGTAGAGGAGTACCTGGCGCGCGTGGGCGTGACGGGAGCCGTCTGCCGCGAGTTCGCCTCGGCGGAGGAGTTTGCCGCCGCGCTCGGCGAGCAGTCTTTCGACGTGGCGGCGCTCGACATCATCATGGGCGAGATGGACGGGATGGAGGCGGCGCGCGCGCTGCGAGAGGCGCAGCCGTCGTGCGCGATCATCTTCGTCACCTCGAGCCGTGATTTTTCGATCGAGGGCTACAGCGTGCACGCCGCGGGCTATGTGCTGAAGCCGGTGCGCGAGAACAGCGCGCTGCTCTTCGACGCGCTGGCCTTCGCCGCAAGCCGCGCCCTGCGCGCCTCCGCCTCGATGATGGTAAAGTGCGCGGTCGGCGAACGGCACGTCCTGCTCGCCGATATCCTGACGCTCAGCAAACGGCTGCTGATAATCTACCTGGAACTGAAAGGCGGCGAGACGCTCGCGCTGAGCGGCAAATACGCCGACTACGAGCAGCGCCTGCTCGAAGACGGGCGCTTCCTCAAGATCGCCCGCGCAAGCCTGCTGAACGCCGACCGCATCTCCGCAGTAACGCGCGAAGGCCTGCTGCTGGACACCGGCAAGGAGATAAAGCTCGGCCGCCGAGTCCGAGAACGCATAGCCGCGGAGTACGCAAGGTATAAAGTCAACGGGGAAAGATGA